cttttcccagctctgcatcaTGCTGGGCTTGTTTTGGCCCCTCTGAACATGGCTTTCCTGATGGTTCAGCAATTGCAGCTGTTGTAGTCACTGTGGAGAAGAGTCTGTTCCCTGTCCATGCCacctggccctggcagaggagctggcccAGGTTTCCTGAAGCAGGGGTCTTTCTGCTCTAGCCAGCACTGGATGTTtgtgggtggcacagggatgATTAATATATTACAAGATGTACTTCTAGTGACTGCCTATGACTGCAGAGCTTATCTGAGGTTTAAACATTAATTCCAGCCCTCTGGGAAGTCTGTCCCAGCACTGTCCTGTCCCAGACACAGCCACCAATGTCAGGCATTGGGGAAATTTTGAAAGCAATTGGTGATTTTGGGCGATTCCAGAAATGCCTGGTGCTGTTGTCTGTGATCCCCTGCCTCAGTGTGGCTTTCCACCAGTTTTGCCAGCTTTTCATGGTCCCCTATGTGCCTCACCACTGTGACACCAGCTGGATCCGCGCCGTCGGCCCCAACCTGACGGAGGAAGAGCAGCTGAACCTCACCCTGCCCCGGGGCGCCGATGGCAACTTTGAGCAGTGCTCCATGTTCTCCCCGGTGGACTGGGACCTGGATTCCATCCTGGCCTATGGACTGAACCACACCGAGAAGTGCAGCAGTGGCTGGGTGTACCCCACAGAACAGCCACCCTCCCTGCTGACCGAGGTCTGTACCTGCTGCTGGATGTGCTGGGTGTGGAAGGGATGGGACACTCAAATGGCCAcagctcccccagagctggtgCCTGACCATGGTGCAGTTGGGATTTACAGCAGGTGTGGGCTGGGGACCTTGGCTCCACCATGCAGGACCCAGGTGTGGTCCTGGAGAGGGTGCAGGCTGTGACAGAGGTGCCAGTGAGGAGATGAATTACTCCTGGAGAGACCTCCTGCCCCTGTGGGTTTCCACATCCCTCTGCATACAGGGGTTAACCTTTCCAACTTAatatcatggaatggtttggctcAAAAGGGTCCTTTAAaagtcatctagtccaaccccaaATATCACAATTTTTAGATAAGAAAGATGCTAAAttaagagaaaggaaaataggtttagattaaatgttaggaagaaattcttccctgtcagGGTGGTAAAGCCCtagcacaggttgcccagagaagctgtggctgtcccatccctggaagtgttcaaagccaggttggatggggctctgattTATCTGATCTAGTGTAAggtgccctgcccatggcaagagAGTTCAAATTAGATGATCTtgaatgtcccttccaacccaaaccattttatggtCCTATGATCCTTCTTCTGTCAGTCCTTCCACTGATGCCCTTTGGATGCTGGCAATTGCAGGACATCTCTTTAACAGAAACTGCTTGTCCCAGGAATCAGCATTCCATCTTTTCTCCTCTGGGGGTTCAGGTGTCTGGCAGGAAgcaagctgctgcttctgtccCCAGGCCCAGCTGACTAGGAGGCTTCCCTGGTTGGCTGGGCTGGACAAGGGGGACTCCTGCAGGTCCCAGTGCATGGGACCCCACTGAGTGCCCCAAGGGCTTGTCCCACCTCTGACTTTTGTTCCCTGTGCATACTGTGGGGATTCACATCCTTGGAAGTGGGGATACCAAAGcatttgtttctcctttctccagTTTGACCTGGTGTGTGACAGGAAGGACCTCAATGACATTGCCCAGGCCATCTAcatggcagggctgctcctgggatcCATGATCTTTGGGCCTCTGAGTGACAGGTGAGGAGCCACAACCCCCTGCCCAGGGTCTGTGCAAAGCCAGCGGAGCACAGACCGGGTGGTGTGAGCCTGTCTGGACTGTGCACCCTGTGCATTTTGTTACCACTTCTCACTACAGGGACCCTGACCAAAGTCCTTGGGTCCCATGAGGACATGGCCacacagggaggggaagggagacaGACACAGCATGTGTACAGTGCTTTGCTTGTCACCCCACAGTCTACTCTGACCCTTATCAGGGTGATAAAAATCACTGTATAACCTGCTTGGCTCCTTGCCATCTCCACAGGGTCTCTCTAGACACCAATTGTGTCTTCCCTGTTTCTCTCCAGGATCGGCCGCCGACCAGTCATTCTGATCTCCATCTTCCTCCAGGGCTTGTTTGGCCTGGGAATTGCCTTTGTGCCCCATTTCTATCTGTACATGGCCTTCAGGTGTGTGGTGGGGGCCTCCGTGTCAGGGATCACCATGACAATACTGGCCTTAGGTGAGTAGGATGCCCTTGCCCGGGGGCATCTCCAGATGCAATAGAAAAgtcttcaaagaaataaaagtatcTGTGTTTGACTAGAAAAACATCGTGGTGAGGACAGGTCTAGATCTTCACTGTCCTTTGGAATTTTGGCAACTTCTCAGCCCTCAGTCAGAGCTTTGGGGAGCATCTCTCTCCAGCTAATGCTCAGAGGAGGGCAAGGGGAGTGTCCCAGAACAGGAAGTCAGTCTAATCCTCACCTCCAGAATAACTCTTCTCCAGGGAAACACCTGTTTGCCTCAGGGGAAATAATCTGGATGACTCTGagccttccttcttcctttcagctACAGAATGGATCGGGGTCTCCTCCCGGCCAAAGGCAGTGCTCACTTCTCACTGCTGCTTCGCCATCGGGCAGATGATTTTGGCTGGTTTGAGTTACGGAATTCCCaactggaggctgctggaaattgcaggatctgctcctatatttgcctttttcttctgcatcGGGTAAGTAGGATGTggacagagctcctgcagaTATGACAGCAGTGTGAGGGTGTgagtgaggaggaggcagcagcacagaaccaaGCTGGATCTTTCCCatcccagtgcagctgctggaggagctgctgcagagctcagcacgtctccctgggcactgcactgctgggagcagcagctgctttgcttcAGGTCTCCAGATGTGGCCTTTGGAGCCTAAATTCAGGGTGTTTAGACCCCTTGATCCCATGGGCCATTCCCTTTAGAGCtgggcttgatgatccttgtgcgTCCCTTCCAAGGCTGAagattctgtggttctgggaTCTGATTCTGTGGTGGCCAAGGCTTGCTGGATGTGCTCCCAGAGaaaggggctgtgggggaactcagcaggacacagcagcatGTGCTGgcctcctctcctggcagggTGCTCCCAGAGTCAGCTCGCTGGCTGGTGACCAAGGGCAGAATCGAGGAAGCCAAGAAGGTCCTGCAGAAGGCGGCAGCCACCAACAAGCGCAGCCtcccaccagagctcctgcagcaggtaCTGGGGGTCCTGGCCTCAGACACTGCCCTGGGCcttgcagcagcccctggagctcagCTCATCCCAGAAACATCTCTGCATTCCCACTGGGGCTGGTCTGGCCATGGGCTGTGGGGgactccagctccagctgagctccCCAGGGATGAGGTCAGGGAAGAGGCCCAGCTTCGGCtgaggctcagcctggagctttCTGGGGTCCCCCTGGGCATGTGGGAAGGACTGAAATGCTTCCCTGGCTTTTCTCCTGGGAGGGTTCCAGGAGTGTGACTGATGAGCACAGAGCCTCTCTTTAGTCTCTGGCCTTCCATGCAGAAATGCCTGAAGGGCAGTTCCCTCCTTGCCCACCCCAAAGCTCCTACACTGGGGAGATGTTCATCCTGAGGAATCTCTCAGTCACTCCGCCCTGTGCTGGGCCGCCAGAGAGCAGtggggctgctctccctgccagaGCACTGGGGCCACAGGCCTGTCCCAGTGATGCATCCCATGGTCTGCCggtggaaaaggagctggacatgggtttccttttcctgctctgactctttttctgtgttttaaagtTGAAGCCTGAGAAAGAGGTCAAGTCTGGAAGTTTCCTGGATCTCTTTCGGAAGAAGAACCTGCAGAAGGTGACTTTAATCATGTCATGTGTCTGGTAAGACATTCCCTGGTGCATTCTTCCCAAATTTCTTggtgaaagaaaagaagggatTGACAATTAGTTATCAAGAAATTCACCTTGTGGCTTTTAAGTGTTATTTGATGGGTGGTTTTGCTTCTGGCTGTTTAAGATGCTTTGTAGGCAGGGTTATAGCATTTCCAGCTTTGGCAGGCCTGTGGTATTCCTCTGGTTTTACATCTCTTTGAAAATGCTGTGGCTTGGTCAAAATGTTGTAATTGGAGATCAATGCTGCATTTCCTCATGGCTGACACCTGCTCAGTGCCAACCTGCCTTGCTTTCAGGTTTGTGAACAGCTTTGTCTACTACGGGCTGAGTCTGAACGTGACAAATTTTGGCCTGGACATCTACCTGACccagctggcctttggagcagTGGAAATCCCTGCCCGTGTTGGTTGTATCTTCATTCTGCAGAGGTTCGGGAGGAGGAAAACGCAGGCTGTTCTCCTGGTGCTGAGTGGCCTGGTGTGTCTGATCATCACTGGCATCCCTGAAGGTGAATGACCTCGTCCCACACGGAGAAGACATCCGCTGGGACAGGGAGGCACAGAGCCCCAACCCTTCGCTTGCTGTTCTGTCCTCCCAGCCAGGGTGGCTCACATCCCTCTAGGCCTGAGCTGACCCTGGCCACTCGGGCCTGGCCAAACCCACTGGGCCTGttccaaaaaaccaaaacttttctTGCTGATGGCGATAGCGGGGGGCAGATCTGAGCCCAGCGTGCCCCCTGTCAACAGAGTTGTGCTCTGGAAAAAATAATCCCTAAGGAGGTGAATTGATGGATGCAGAGTGCACTGAAAGTGGCCGCCAGGCCAGAGCAGCCTGGTCCATGCTCAGACACTGTCAGAGGCCATGGCTCCCTGCAGGTGACACAGTTGTCCCTGCAATCCCCAGTCGCCATCCGTGAGTGTTGCTGAGCTCTCCCCCATCCACAGCAGTtgtctctcctcctcccctcagaCCAGCCCGTGGCAACCACCGTCCTGGCCACCATTGGCAAGTTTGCTGCCTCAGCCTCCTACTCCACCTCCTTCGTCTATGCTGCCGAGCTCTTCCCCACGGTCGTCAGGTGAGCTCTCCGCACACTTTGGAGTGACTAGCAGTGGTGGTGGGCCAGCAGCGCACTTGTCCCCAGGGCTCATCCCCGTGGTGGCCTGGGGGTGCTGACCCAGCCCGCAGCTGCCCCTCTCTCCCGCAGGCAGACGGGCGTGGGGCTGTGCTCCGTGTCGGCGCGGGTGGCCGGGATCCTGGCCCCGCTGGTCCGGCTCCTGGGCCAGCACCACCGCGCCATCCCCATGGCCATCTTCGGGAGCGCCCCCgtgctgggggggctgctcTGCGTGCTGCTGCCCGAGACCTGCGGCACCGACCTGGCCGATGACACAGGGGACGCCCCCCCCCCGGCTCAGGTGGGTCCCGGGTGCTGCCTCTGGGGTGGGGATGTGGGCAGCCAGCGCTGGGGGAGACCCTTGGCATTGCACTGGGGGTTTCTTTACAGAAGTGGGAGGGAATGGAGTGGGGCTGTCCCgctgaggagggaggggaggagaccCCATAATCCTGCATGTGGAAGTCATCCCTTCATTCCTGTCCATGGGATACAACAGCCAATGCTCAGctttcctccctctgccctcctcaGGGAAGCGCTGGTGCCTTGTAGCCACATCCTCTGGCTTTCACACTCTCATAGCTCCCAGCCCTCCTTCCCCATGGGACCAGCTGGAATTGTACCCCAATACTTTTGTTGTCTTGCTGGGAGAAGGGTGTCCACAGGAACAGTCAGGAATGGGATCCAAGTTGCTGAAGGCTGCTCGTCTCAGGGACAGCTGCCATCAGCTCGTCACACAGCTTTCCTTGCTTTTACacccttttccctttcatcaGGTCTCTGAAAatgccaccagcagctctcagaaTGGGCAGGTGAAAGGAAAAGGTGGTGGCCAAGACAATGAGAGCACGAAGACCACGTACTTCTAGCTGGGTCTGCAGGTGGCTGTGGATAAAGGCAGCCCAGTGCTGTGTGGGCACTGAGGACAGGCAAGGTCTCTCCTCCACAGGACACCACCTTTGCTTAGGCCATCACTGCCAATTCTTGGGTTTCCTTGTCTTTTTTGCCTTCCTGTATCTCCCTCTGTAGCTTGTCCTCAGGCACTGCAGGCTGTCACTGGTGTCCAACAGCGCTCTCACCAGAGAAAAAGAGGTGCTTTtacttgaggggaaaaaggaaagaaatcaagAATTAGAATGGAGGCGCTTCCTCTTCACTTTTCCAGTTATGTCTACAGGAAGGTGAGACTGTAAACTTAGTCCAGTGAGACACCCACTAGAGCGTTGAATAAAACTTGCAAGAGAGAGCTGGGCTCACTaacaggagagctggagcagatgCAACACTGAAAATAATCTCACACTTGCAAGGAGTGATTTATCGTGACAGTCTAGCAAGATCATCTCGTTCTCTCATAAAAacactcctttttattttttttttttttaatttgagagCTGAGAAAAAAACATGCAAGGGAGCAAGGATGTCTAACAGGCATCGGAATTTTCCCTTCAGTGCTGATGGCTTTGAATTGATGCCTGTCATGATGCTTTGGGCATGGAAAAAGGTGCTGTTGGGCTGCAGTGTGGGACCAAATTGATTTGTCCATTCCAGGAAACTGAGGGATATTGTGGCAGTTGGTCTCTTAGAAAAAAAGTACAAATCTTTCTGGGAAATGTCaagtcttttcttctctgttctaatctattctttttttgctggatccattttgtctttaaaagaTTCAGGACCGCTTTTTTCTtatactgtgaagaaaaaaaagtgtttttcctGTGCTTCCCTTCATATTATCTAAGGCCCCTCAGTCCAGCTTTCTTTTCCTACTGGATGTGGTGGCACAGAAGAagcctgggagctgcacagGTTCTTCCTCTTTGAGTGTACAGCtcaaagttttttttctggtagtGTCAAGAAATGTTAAACCACAGTATTTCTTCTCTCCATTGTCATGCCTACATGTTTTCCATGGCCCAAAGTACCTCATAGATATTCAGTTTGATCAAGACAGAGTTTTGGATAAAATCAGTGTCATGTGACATTGTCCTGCCAGGAAGGACTGGCTCTGGCACTGCTTTTCAGAGGATTTGCTGTGGTGCTCATCTTCAGTACCTTGAGAACAAAGCAGCTCAGTCCTTTGTCctttccttggaaaaggctGGAGAGTGCCTCCTTCAGGCTTTTATGGAAAACAAGGCATTGAGGGTAAAGGCTGAGGGAAGAGCTTGGAGCCAAATGTATAGTTACTGGAGGAACTACTTTGGAAATTGTACTCTGAGACTCTCTGTTTTAACTCATTTCATAAATAAAGGCATCCAAGCACAGCTGATGTACTTCTGCTTCCAGCTCGTTTGTGCCTCCAGTGGGCTGAAGATCCATTTCATGGAATCttggagtggtttgggtgggaagggaccttaaagatcatctcgtTCCAATCCCTCcttgccacaggcagggacaccctccactatcccaggttgctctgagccacatccagcttggccttggacacttccacgGATGGGGCAATGTcttggttcagggcaaatttgggaggaaatCTCCAAAGGGGTCCCTCTACAAAGCAGATTCCAGTGGCCCCTCCTCCAAGTggttcaggaaaatatttccttggagaaaagtggaaaaaagctgGTTTTTTAACAAGCAGTGTATTCACAAGCATAAAtaaggaataattttaaaaaataaagcctcttgctgttctgaagagatggcaaatttAGAAAGTCCTTTTCATGGGGTGTAGCTTGcctcactcagtctcttatcagtccctcctgtgctggaaatgccacaTCCTGGGCCTCAGTGGGCCATGGGAGTGAGCTCCCAGTGCTCTTCTGGATTTTCagtccagagaagggctgaacagttccaagaaaaagaaaaaccacagccTGAGGAACatttctgcctctgccagctaaaaactaactaaaagcaaaggagagctctctcccactgtctgtgctgcaggcaaCACAGTCCAGAGAAGGATGTGGGGGAGCAAGTGCAGTTTCTGAAGACAAACTGTGCTCTTCTTCTCCCCCCCTTTGCTCTCTGAACCAGTCTAAAGGTGCAGAACCTGATacccagcataaacagaacagacagctggggatacaagcatcataaagccACCCTAGGACAGGCagctacagcttctctgggcaacctgtgccagggcatcaccaccctcacagggaagaatttctttctaacatCTAATCTGTATCTCCCCTCTGTCAGTTTtaagccattctcccttgtccagTCACTCCGTGctcttgtcccaagtccctctccagctctcctggagcccctttaggctatggaaggggctctaaggtctccctgaggccttctcttcttcaggcagAACAATATAatctttcctcataggagaggttCTTCAATCCCTctaatcatctttgtggcctcctctggactcactccaacagccCTGTATTATATTTTATCTTCTCTGGATCACTGAATCTTGTGAGTTTGAATACTCCTGGATGGTGCACTTGAAGAGCACCTGAATAGCTTGACTCACGTtttgcccagctcagcccaagtGGGAGGATGTCCAATGTTTTTTCAGTGCCTCAATGTCATTCCTAGCCAGCCCACACATGGCCTTGCACTGTAATGAGTAGAGGTGACAGCACAAAGGAGAGGCAGGAGTGCTGGAACTGCATGTGGGAATGTAAACATAAACCTGTGGCTATGCAAATATACTTCTGCAATGCACACAGTGGGGAGTTCTGGGCTCTCATGATTGTGAGGCCATGGGCAAAGGGTAAAATGGGACCTAAGGAAAAACTAAGGCAAAGGGGATGATTCCATATTGAAGGGAGGGAGCCAAAAAGTTAACAAGGTGATGAGGACAAAATGGGGTAGAGAGGTTTAGCTGGGAAGAGCAGGTTTTATCATTTTAGAGACAAATTTAGGAGAAAATGCTTTGGAATGGGTGTTTCTGCTAAAGAAAAAAGGCTTCAGTAATCCCTTTTCCTGTCAATAAGAAAATGGATACCAGtgagtgaaaatgaaaaaaaaccaactgtcTATTGACAAAGTGCCTAcatggcaaaggaaaaaaattgaacaaaTGCTAGATATTGAACTATCAGAACCTAacccccaacacacacacacaccccacagcagaacaagagaaaaccccaaaatgccaGGGAAGGAAACAAACAGACCAGCTGTGTGGCAAGGGGAACAAAATGGCACCAGCTTtttgtttcagagaaaaataaaaagctcatGCAGCAGCTTGGGCATAATAGATGGGAACCTGTGGAACCGCTGGCATTGgtctcccccccccccagcaaATGAAGATGGTGGATTTTAGTGTTTTTCTCTTGTTGGTTCAGCTTTTCCTGATGTCTcaggccaggcagagcagcacctgcactCCTGCCTGATTGGATCCTGGTGATTGTCTGATCTTGGACCAAAACCAAGGCAAACAATTCAAGAAAAGAACCAAAAAGCCACCAAAGGATTGCTGCTACAGCCGCTTCAGgccaggaaaaggggaaaaaatccctttcttGCTTAAGttaacaaaaaaaccaagcTAGCTAAGCAACAGTCTTGGGGTGATTTTATGATAATGCTCTATTCCCTGTCCGTTTTATGCCCAGAAATGGCATAAACCATTGTAGCTTTAAGATGGATCTGTTGGGAGGATCAGGAGCCTGGGAGACCCGGTGAGGGCTTTGTTCAAagactgtcttggtttgaacagacaggtgtctgctaaggaaggcaggagcttcccttgaaatggaaaatgtaaaccccttccctctgagggggttattattattataattttgaaattaaggggctctcaggcaaagatatgggagttagtcttttttgaaaaagaaaaaaaaccaaaaaaaaaccacaatgcAGTAATACAGAAcaccactgccagagtcagagcaggagctggccccctgtgtgtcagggtggtggcacagtcccatcccaggggggctcagccctcctgcagtgacagctgtggttctgctggagcagggatcctgcacaaggggggagttttcctctggagctccagggctgctggagatgggcctgctctccctctgggaatgcagggcaggagaaagctgctcctctgggaatgcagtgggcaaaggctgctgggctgttcccagggcagattggatccaggtaggaatgcttggctcctcccctgggcggagcatctccccatgggatggtggaatttgatcagccctgcagggacactcagtggccatggacagcagagatctcctggcGGGAGGATtagctgtgggagagataaaggaaactgccccatgaacagcagagaactgccccagctctgacagatggcaatagaatacacacccccTGCCACATCTTGC
This Haemorhous mexicanus isolate bHaeMex1 chromosome 1, bHaeMex1.pri, whole genome shotgun sequence DNA region includes the following protein-coding sequences:
- the LOC132323569 gene encoding solute carrier family 22 member 13-like, with translation MSGIGEILKAIGDFGRFQKCLVLLSVIPCLSVAFHQFCQLFMVPYVPHHCDTSWIRAVGPNLTEEEQLNLTLPRGADGNFEQCSMFSPVDWDLDSILAYGLNHTEKCSSGWVYPTEQPPSLLTEFDLVCDRKDLNDIAQAIYMAGLLLGSMIFGPLSDRIGRRPVILISIFLQGLFGLGIAFVPHFYLYMAFRCVVGASVSGITMTILALATEWIGVSSRPKAVLTSHCCFAIGQMILAGLSYGIPNWRLLEIAGSAPIFAFFFCIGVLPESARWLVTKGRIEEAKKVLQKAAATNKRSLPPELLQQLKPEKEVKSGSFLDLFRKKNLQKVTLIMSCVWFVNSFVYYGLSLNVTNFGLDIYLTQLAFGAVEIPARVGCIFILQRFGRRKTQAVLLVLSGLVCLIITGIPEDQPVATTVLATIGKFAASASYSTSFVYAAELFPTVVRQTGVGLCSVSARVAGILAPLVRLLGQHHRAIPMAIFGSAPVLGGLLCVLLPETCGTDLADDTGDAPPPAQVSENATSSSQNGQVKGKGGGQDNESTKTTYF